Part of the Rhodococcus sp. OK302 genome is shown below.
TGGCGGGCGTCGCAGCCGCTCAGATCCGATCTGTCGTTCATCTGGGAAGACGCCCGGTCGACGACTACCTCTCCGGCGCCTCCATCCGCTTGCGGGCAGCGAACGCTACCTCTCGCTACGGCACTTGACCTACACCCTCTCTTCACTGACTGCGCAAAGGCAGGACTATTGCGATGACTACTTTTCTGCTCGTAGCAACCGTGATCCTCGTGATCGCCGTGGCCGTTCTGTTCATGATGATGCTTGCCCTCGCACGTGAAATCGGCCGAGTGCAAGTACGACTCGGACCCCTCGGTGCCCGGATGATGGATACCGGACCCAAGGTCGAACAGGCGGGTCCGTCGTTTGCTGGTCTGATCGACCAAGAAGGTCGAACCGTCGGAGTCGGCGGCCATCGCGACAAGCCACAGCTCCTGCTGTTCACGGCGCCGAGTTGTTCGACCTGCAAGAGCCTGCTTCCCGGACTCCGGGCAATGGCCCGAGCCGAATCCGACCTCGACGTCGTCATCATTTCCGACGGAACACCCGAAGAACATCGAGAGTTTCTGGCCGGCAGCGGAATCGGCGACGAGCTCAGCTACATCGATGCTCGCGACGTCGGTATCGCCTACCAGGTGGGCACAACTCCGTACGGCGTAATCCTCGACGAGCACGGCAAGATTCGCGGCAAGGGCCTGTGTAACCACATGGCTCAGGTGGAGAGCTTGCTCAACGCCCTCGAATCCGGCACGCCCTCACTCCAACACCTTCACGCGCGGGCGAAGTCGGGCAGCGCGGCCTGACTCCGAAGTCTGCTCGTTCCTCTTCACGAATCAGGAGAAAATCGTTGGACGACAATGCATTCCCAC
Proteins encoded:
- a CDS encoding redoxin domain-containing protein, translated to MTTFLLVATVILVIAVAVLFMMMLALAREIGRVQVRLGPLGARMMDTGPKVEQAGPSFAGLIDQEGRTVGVGGHRDKPQLLLFTAPSCSTCKSLLPGLRAMARAESDLDVVIISDGTPEEHREFLAGSGIGDELSYIDARDVGIAYQVGTTPYGVILDEHGKIRGKGLCNHMAQVESLLNALESGTPSLQHLHARAKSGSAA